The following coding sequences lie in one Arachis hypogaea cultivar Tifrunner chromosome 9, arahy.Tifrunner.gnm2.J5K5, whole genome shotgun sequence genomic window:
- the LOC112710926 gene encoding serine/threonine-protein phosphatase PP1, giving the protein MEQAVVDDIINRLLEVRGRPGKQVQLSESEIKQLCAASREIFLQQPNLLELEAPIKICGDVHGQYSDLLRLFEYGGLPPEANYLFLGDYVDRGKQSLETICLLLAYKIKYPENFFLLRGNHECASINRIYGFYDECKRRFNVRLWRTFTECFNCLPVAALIDEKILCMHGGLSPDLNNLDQIRNLQRPTDVPDTGLLCDLLWSDPSKEVQGWGMNDRGVSYTFGADKVSEFLQKHDLDLICRAHQVVEDGYEFFANRQLVTIFSAPNYCGEFDNAGAMMSVDETLMCSFQILKPADRKGKLNFGSTTTAKPGNSPAGVKSFLGTKV; this is encoded by the exons atggagcaaGCGGTTGTGGACGACATAATAAACCGATTGCTGGAAGTTCGGGGGAGGCCGGGGAAGCAGGTGCAGCTCTCGGAATCGGAGATCAAGCAGCTGTGTGCCGCTTCCAGAGAGATTTTCTTGCAGCAGCCCAATTTGTTGGAGCTTGAAGCCCCCATTAAGATTTGCg GTGATGTACATGGTCAATATTCTGATCTTTTAAGGCTTTTTGAGTATGGTGGATTACCACCTGAGGCCAACTACTTGTTTTTGGGTGATTATGTAGATCGAGGGAAGCAGAGTTTAGAAACAATTTGCCTTCTCCTTGCTTATAAGATAAAATATCCTGAGAACTTTTTCCTTTTGAGGGGGAATCATGAATGTGCTTCTATAAACCGTATATATGGATTTTATGATGAGTGTAAAAGAAGGTTCAATGTAAGGTTATGGAGGACATTTACAGAATGCTTCAATTGCCTGCCTGTGGCAGCTCTCATTGATGAAAAAATTTTGTGCATGCATGGGGGACTTTCTCCTGACTTAAACAATTTGGATCAGATTAGAAATCTTCAGCGGCCAACTGATGTACCAGATACGGGTTTGCTATGCGATCTCCTATGGTCAGATCCAAGCAAAGAAGTTCAAGGTTGGGGAATGAATGATAGGGGAGTTTCATATACATTTGGTGCAGATAAGGTCTCCGAGTTTCTTCAGAAACATGATTTGGATCTTATTTGTCGTGCTCATCAG GTGGTGGAGGATGGATATGAGTTCTTTGCTAACCGACAGCTTGTAACAATATTTTCAGCACCTAATTATTGCGGGGAATTTGACAATGCTGGCGCTATGATGAGTGTTGATGAAACTCTAATGTGCTCTTTCCAAATATTAAAGCCTGCTGATAGAAAAGGAAAGCTCAATTTCGGAAGTACAACGACTGCTAAGCCAGGAAACTCTCCAGCTGGTGTGAAG TCCTTCCTAGGTACAAAAGTATGA